In Paludibaculum fermentans, the genomic stretch CAGCATCCTCTACTTCCAGTACCACTTCTCGCGCATTGTGGAGTGGAAGAAGACAGGCCGGTTGGGCTGAGGCTCGCTACCTGGCGGTAGGAATGCGCTGCGCCATGCCTGCTCCGGCCGGCTTCACGAGTCGATCCCCGGGTTGCATGCCCTTGTACCAGAACGGGTAAGAACTGGCTTCGCACTCGAAGGAGCAGATCTGTCCATCGTCCCGGATGTAGCGGACCAGAAAGAACTCCCGTGTATTGGCATCACCATAGTCGGCCGAGCGCCGCTCAATGGAGCTCACCGTGCCTGACCAGGCGTCGCGGTTCTTCCGCTTCTGCGCCATCATGATGATGGCAGAAAGAACGCCGGCGGCCGCCAGGCCCAACAGCAGTGATCCGAGTTTCTCACCCATTTGCGTCCTCCCCCACCAGCGATCCAGCCCGCCGGTCCGGTGTCAGGGATGCGGCGGAGCGGACGGGCGCCAACAGTATATCTCTTCAGATAGCTTAGGATCTTTTTCTCGTATATGATGCGTGAAGCGTGCAACACGTGCGTATCAGGACACTCTCGGAGGACGAGTCCGCTCCCGCTACCAACCGCATGGATCAGAGGCTCTCCGTGTCGCAAGTTCTGGCCGCCCAACGGCCCATCGAAGGCGAGCACCTGGTCCTGATCACGCCTCTCGATCTTGCGCTGCGCGACTGCGAGTCGCTCTTCGGGTACGCCGACTGCAAGCGTGGGATCGCAGTGGTGTCCACCTTCCGGTTGGGCTTGGACGGGGAGCAGCTCCTGGCCGCCCGGCTGATGAACGTCATCGAGCACGAACGAGGGCACCTCGACGGACTGGGGCACTGCCGCACGAAAGGCTGCATCATGTCGGTGGCGCGCTGCGCGGCAGATCTCGATGTGCGGCGCCTGGAACGTTGCGGGCAGTGCCGCAAGCCGAAGCCGGCGTGGCAGGCGCGCGCCGCGGCGGCAGTTGTCTGCGTGCTGGCGATTGCGGCCGCACAGGGGGCAGCGTCGTTCGTGAAGGTAAAGTCGCCTCCCTTCTCGTGGAGGGCAGAGGGCGGCGCCGTCGAGGTCCTGTACAGGAAGCAGCCAACACTCCTGCTGGCGGGAGAACCGGCAGCGCGCTCGGCCGCGGGCACCTTGAATGCGCTCTACGCGCAGATTACCCCGCCGCCAATCGAAGCAAAAGCCGCGGGTCCGAATGCGGTCCTGATTGCCGGCGGAATGAAGCTCGCCGAGTTGGACGGGAGGTCGGCAGGCGGCGGAGATCCCCTAGCGTATGCGCAGGCTTGGGCTGCGAAGACAGATCGGTTAATGCGGGCCAAGGGAGAGGAGGCGGAGGGCTGCCCCAGTTGCCACATCCGCCGCTTGGACGAAGTGTTGGCAGCGGCGCGGATGCGGCGCGAGCGGAGGTGGTGAGCGAATGCGCGAATTCCTGAAGTCGATCGCGAAGAAGCAGGCGGACTTGCTGCGGTGGCTGGAGGCGCAGTCATTTTGGACGCCTGTGGTCGGCATGTCGACTCTCATCTGTACACCGGTGGTAAGCCTGGCGCGCGGTACTTTGAACGCGTTCCCGGCGCTGCGAAAGCTGGAGTGGTTGCTCGAAATCGAATTACTGACGAAGCGACACCCTGTGCTGCTGGCGTTCTCCCTGGTATTCCTGGCGTGGCGCGGCATTCAGACTACACCGTTGGGCCACATCGGAACGGATGCCATTGTGTACCCGCTGATGGGCATCATCTCCGGTTTCAATCCGTTTCTCGGCCTGGTCTGCGGAGGCGTCTACGGCATTGCGGACCTTTTGCAGAAGCTTGTTTGGCCCGATATGTACGGAGCCCGCGGCTGGGGCGATGGAAACTACTGGGGCGCCATGTGCGGGTATGTAGTGGCCTACTCGTCACTGATGTTGATGGGGGTCTGTCCCGGGATGCTCTCTCGCTGTTTCCGGGCTGCGGTCCGGGCGATCCTCAAGAAGCTGTTTTTCCGGCGCGCGGCTGCCGCGGCCGATGGCGCCGTGCCACTCGGGGAGGCAGCCTATCCCGCGGCTGAGCTTCTTGCGGCCGCAATCGGTGGCTACGCGGGCGGCTGGTTGATCATGCATCAGGTGGCGCCAGTCACCGAGATGCCGGCGTTTATGTGGCGCCCGCAACCCGATGTTTCCTGCCATCAACTGGAGATCGGTACACACCTGAAGGGGCGCGCGAATATTGGTGGTGGGGGCTCAGCCGTCGGGGGTGTAATCCCCGCACTGGTCCCGCCGACACAGGGCCCACCTCCGGGCGGCTATGGGGCGGATCATGACGCAGCCACCTCGGCCCGCGACAAGGCGCTGGACGAATACGATCGCCTGAAGAAACAGTGGGACGAGCAGGACGCTACCGCCGACAAATCGGATCCGAACTACGAACGGCTACGCCAGCAGTATCAGGACTACATGGACTACCTGAAACAGCAGGCGGTGGCCAATGATGCGCAGGCTCAGGCGATTGCGGCGGCGACCGACCAGGCACGCAACACACGCGTGCTGAAGGGGCTGGATGGCCGCGACTATGAGATCGTCTACGATCCGCAGTCCGGCCAATGGCGGAACGCGGCCAGCGGAACATACTTCGATCCCAACGAGTTCGACCGCTGGCAGCAGGACCTGGTGAAAGACCGCAAGTTCATGGATGCCGAGAACGAGAAGATGCGGCGGCGGGAAGACTGGTTCAGCAAGGAGATGGACCAGCAGGCTGCCCAGCGCAAACAGCAGGCCGAGGCCGCGGCCTACCTGAGCCGCATCCAGCAGGCAGCTCTGAAGCACGACCTGTGGAATCCAGGCGGCCCCGGCGACGTTGTCGGCAAGACCGACCAGTTGATCAAGGACATCTATGCGGGCAAGCCGATCGACTGGAACGCGATCCAGGCGACGCGTAAATACACGGGTGACTCGATCAGTGGTGCGGTTGCGCCGGAGTCCTCGTTGCGAAACCAGCCAGGCTTCATGGATACGATGTCGGAGGCGGCATCGGGTTCTCTCCGTGAAATCATCACTGGAAAAGACGCGCAGGGCAATTCCACACTGGCCGGCACAGCGGCGTCGCTGCTGGGCCGTCTCACAGCGGGCGTCGCCACGGCGGGGTGGTCGGAAGCGGCGTATACAGCGGCCAACATGGGCTACGCGCAGCATGATGCCGCGATGCGCGGAGCTTCGGACGCTGAGATCTTCAAGGCCGGTTTCAAGACCGGTATCGTCGAAGCCGGCCCCACTATGTTGGGCGGCGCCATGATGCACTACTTCCCCAAGGCGTTCCCGAATGTGGCCCGGGGCGTGGGCGAGATGATGGAACCGGTGGGCAAGGCGGTGCAAACGGCGGACCAGGCCGTACAGGCAGGCAGTAAGTCGCTAAGCAACCGCATGTCGAGTCTGTTCACGACAGTGCCTGAGACGCTGCAGCCCACCCGGTCCGCTGTCAGCCGCGTGCTGGCATCCAGTGATCCGGCGGATCTGGCCAAGCTCTACAGCCAAGGCGGCATGGACCGGCTGGCCAACCTACAGAAGGCCGGCGCGCTCAGTGCCGACGAAGCGAAGCTGCTCAACGCACGGCTGGCGAATCGGGTCAGCCAGAATGTCGACAACGGGGTCCGCGACACCATGCGGTCTTTCGAAGCCGAGACCGGTGTCAAGGTGAAGAGCAGTGTCATCGGCGACTCGGGATCGAGCGCCAAACCCGGCGGCAATCCGAAGGCCCGGACCGATTTTGATGCGACCCATTCCACCAACTTCGACAAGGCGGATCTGGCTGGCTATGCCGAGCAGCGCAGCCGTGACCTGGGCCGCACAGTCAGCATGGAAGAGGCCAACAACGAACTGCAGGCGAAGTTCGGCCAGCACCTCACCGAGAACGTGGACCGCAACCTGCGCGCGGACGGGTTCAGCCGCGGCATCAACGACATCGACTACAAGACCTATAACGGCATAGGCAAGGGTTCGGGCCCGGGGGACGCCTATCCGCCGGGGTTCACGGGCAGCCGCATGGCGGTGCAAGGCAAAGGCAAGATGTTCGAGTCCTGCAGCGACGGCTCCATCAGCTCACACAACATCTCCGGCCAGGCGGTGGTGGACCAGCACGGCATGAACCAGTTGGCCGTAACGGGCGAATTGCCCAAAGATCCCACGAAGTTTGGAGCCAACGAGTTCAAGGACTTCAGTTCACAGCAAGTGAAGGCGGTCACTGAACACACCGATGTGAAATCGCTGGCGAAGGCGATGGGCCGGGAGCAGGATCTGGCCGGCCGCATCAACAACATGGCAGGCAACCCGGCGCAGTCAGGGCAGTTGCAGTCGGCGGGCCTCCCCACGTCACCGCCCGGCCTGGATCCCAAACTGGTCGAGATTTCGAATCAGATCAATCGCAATCCCAGCCAGGCAATGAAAGTGCTGGAGAAGAACGGCTTCACGGAACAGAGCTTCGGAGAAGCGGTCCGGACGAATGTGTCCCAGTATCACGGAGCCATAGGAGGGAAATAGCATGAACCCCACAACGACAGCAGCACTGCTGCGAATGGAGGAGGAAGACTTCCTCATCGCGCTGGACGACCTGGCCGCGCTGGCCGATTCGCTGGACGCCCGCGCCAATCCGTTATCGCTCATCCCTCCAGGCCCGGGCGGTAATCGAACAACGGCCGCGGCAGCGGCCTTTCAGGCTCTTAGCCCGGAAGCGCAAGTTCGTCTGGCTGTAGCCATCGCCATCCTGCGCGCTCCCGCGAAGATGGCCCACTGGCACCACAGCATTGCCGATGAAACAGTCAGCCGCTCGGTGCTGGCCTGGTCGACCAGTGTGGACGATTCCATCGTCGGACTCGCCGGAACCGTGGATCCACGCCGGATCACTTTCTGGACCCAGGCCAGCGTCACGGCCTCGATCAGCAAGATGCTCGCGGCCGGCAGCAGCCTCAGCAACGATGAGATCGGCTGCAAGCTCTCCACGCCGGCAGTAGTGGTGTTTCTCGCGGTATTGGGTCAGATGCAGGCCGCGAGGCTGCATGGGATGCTGACCCATTGCGCACCCGCCGCCACGTTCTCACGGGAGGAAATCCTGGAGCGCCTGCGCGACGCCGCCAGTGAGGACTTCCGCTGGCCGTTGCTCTTTGTCGAGAAATTGATTCCCGGCCAACTCGTGACGTCCCTGACGGACCACGAGGTGGCTTCGGCATTGGGCGAACTCATGCGGGCCGGATTGGTGGAGACTGCCGCGGAGAGCCGCATCCCAAGGTACGAGCTCACAACGGGCGGCAAGGTCCTCGCAGACGGCGTGCTGCATGAAGTCAGCAAAGTGGCGCTGGGCGTCACGGAGCCCCAGGCGGATGGTCAACTCGGACGAGACATCGTGCTGCTGGTGCGCAGCACCTATCACTTGTTCCTATTCGCCATGGCCGGGCAGACCGGCGCGATAGCCGCCCTGGATCAGGATGAGCTGGCAGCCTCGCTGCACTTCGCGTTGCGTCCGCCGTCGCCGCCGCCAATTGTCCGGGAACCCGCCCCCGTCGCGGCGCCTGAGCCGCCCGCGACAGCCGCCGCTCCGCCTCCGTTACCAGCGAAGGACTGGTATGTCATCCACGCCGGCCAAAGCAGGGGTCCCATCGACGAAGCGACGCTGCTGAAGATGCTGCCTTCCCTGCCGGCCGAGACACTCGTGTGGAACCAGGACCTGCCCAACTGGATGACTGCGCGCGAAGCCGGCCTGATGCCGGCGCCTGCGGTGCAGGTATGCGCGCGATGTGGAACGGTGCGCGATCCGAACCAGCGCTTCTGCGCAAACTGCGGGCTCCCACAAGGCTAGCCGCCTTGGGCCCTCCAATATCGAACAACAGGCGCGGCAAGCGTACTACTTGCCGGCCTCGCGGCGCTCCCGAACCGACAGGACAATTTCGCTGCCGGAAGCGAAGGTGACGTTCGCTCCTTTGGCACCAACCTGAATCAACACGAGTCCGGCAGCAGCCCCAGCGCCGGCTCCGATCGCTGCGCCTTTTGCACCGCCCGCCAGGGCGCCAATCAGCGCGCCAGCACCGGCAACCGCAGCCAGTTTGCCGACGTTGCTTTTCTTCTCGATAATCCGGCCCTCTTCGTCGACATTGGCCTGCCCCTTGGAGTTGAAACACGATTTCACGTCGGAGTTCACCGGGATCGTCTTGCCCCCGCTCACAATGTTCTGAAAGGTGAAGTTCAGAATCGACTTGCCGCTGACCTTTCCGCCGCTCTTCGACTCCTTGACTTCGCCCTCCATCATGGCGTTGGCGAACTCGGGCGGCTGCAGGATCATGGCGGTGATCTTGTCACCCTTTTTGTTTGTTTCCGTGCTGAGCGGTGCAGTCAGCTTCACGCGGAATTCCGTGTCGTTCTTGATAGTCTGGGCCGGCGCCACAAACAGCGCGGAGCCCGGAACGAGGAGGAGAGCAAGCAGCAATGGATGGCGCATAAGATCCCTTCGAGGATGAACCATTCAAATCATAGTTTCAAACCCGAAATACTTCAATTGGAAACGCCTGGCCGCCTCAGGCCTGAACCGAGCCGGTCTGCGCCGTATCGTAACCAGCCAAAGTTTCCAGTTTGCGCCGGAGGGCCGCCCTTTGCAGCACATCCAGGAAACCCTGCACCGCGGGCATCTCAAGCGTCTGCCTGCGCATGACGAAGTCGTAGCGCTCGCTCCGCAAGGCTACGAAATCCAGTCCGAAGGCCTGTGCGGCTGAGCGCGTTGCCAGGCAGCAGTCTGCCTCGCCGGCCAGAACGGCATAGGCGGCCGCCAGGTGCCCGTAGGCAACGCGATCATAACCCACTACTTTGCGCGGCGGCACGCCGGCCTCGGCCAATAGACGGTCGAGCAACCCGCGACTGCCGGAGCCCTTTTCCCGATTCACAAACCGTACGGCGGCGCCAGCCAGGTCGCCGGCGGAGCGGATCCCCAAGGGATTGCCCGGCGCGGTGACGAATCCTTCTTCCCAACGCGCGAAGGTGACCACGGCCAAATCGTCGTCCGGAAACTCCAGTCTCAGGAACGGCAGATTGAACTCGCCGGTTGCCGGATCCTCCAGGTGCGAGCCCGCAATGTGGACCTTGCCTTCCTTGAGCCAGGTGAGCGCCAGGCGGCTGGAAGCGGCAGCGGAAATCAGTTCCACCCCACTCAACTTCTCCACCATGCTGGAGACCAGGCCGATGGCCGGATCGCAGCCCGCCAACGTCAGCTTCTTCTGCTGCGGATCCTCAGGCGCGAAAACGGCCAGTTCCGCATGACCAGGGGCTCGGCCCACCCGAGAGATGACCCCGTCGGCCTCGGGCAGATAGTAAGGCGCCGACTGGACAGGGATGCTCACCAGTCGTTCACCCACACGGCAGACGCGCACAGCCTGTCCCTTGGCGGCCGGTACCGCGCTGAGCACCTCGGAGTCGATGGCATCGGGTGCTGGGACGTCTTCCGCCTCCAGGGTAAACAGCTCTTCCACGGAGACTTCCAGCTCGCGGCCGAGCTTCAGCGTGACTTCGGTGTTGGGAATGTAGGATCCGGCCTCAATCGCGTGAATCGTCTGCCTGCTGACACCAACCCGCCGCGCCAGTTCGGCGGCGCTGACGCCACGCGCCCGGCGGACGGCGCCCAACTGATTGCGGATGGAAGTCGGCATGCGGTTGCTTCCCCTTTATTGTGACGTGCTTCGGCCGGCGGGTCACCTCCGGAGGAGCACCAATTGGAACCGGGTTACCATGCGCGCGCCTCGGGCGCCTCGTTTGTCGCCCGGCACCACCAGGCGGAAGGGACCTTGTCCCTCGCCCAGCGGCTTGCCGTCGGCGGCGTCGGCCAGCAACACCACCTTATCAGTGAACGCCGGATCCACTTCAGGCAGCGCGAACACCACCTGATAGCCGTCCTTCGCTTCGACAAGCAGGTAGCTGGCCAGCGCCGTACCGTGCAGGTCCTTGCCTGCCGGTAAGCCTGCGCGCTTCAGAATTTCGTGGACCGGGACACCCGTGTACTCCACGGTCGCCTTCTCCCCTTTCAGCTGCGCCGTCGCCCTGGGCATGTCCGCCAGGTCCCGCGCGGTCAGGGTGAGCGGCGTTTTCACGTCGCCACCGACGGTCAATGTGGCGGATGGCGCCTGGGCCCAGGCACAGGCCAAAACAACCAACAGAATCAGGCACGCTCGGCGAGCCGGCATAGTTCACCTCAGAATTGAAGCTTCAAAACAAGTTCGAAGACACGCGGATCCAGCGCCGTCGTGATCGTCCCGAAAGCCGCATTGCCGAAGCTGCCGTTGGGATTACCCAGCGGCGGCGTGTTCGTGACGTTGAACGCTTCGGCGCGGAATTCGGACCGCACACGTTCCGTGACCGGAAAGGTCTTGCCCACCATGAGATCAACGGTCCGGTAGCCGGGGCCGTTGACCGGATTACGGGAACTGCTGCCGATGGTGAACTGCGCCGCCTGCGTGAAGGCCGCCGTGTTGAACCAGCGCCCGGTGCTGCGCTGATCCGCGGGTAGCGTGGGGTCCGCGACACGGTTGGGCCGCTGGATCCCGAATCCCGCGAACGCATTGAGATTGGTGGCTTGCGTGATGGCTAGCGGACTACCCGACTGGGCGCGGACAATGCCGCCCACCTGCCACCCCCCGGCCAGCGCCTCTTTCCAGCCGTCCAGCGATTTCGCCCGGCCGCGACCGACAGGCACCTGGTAGACGAAGCCGCTGGAGAAGATGTTCGGGATGTTGCCCGTCGAGACATCCTTCTCCAACCGCTTGTTGTAACTGTCCGCGGCCTGGAAGTTGGCCACGGGTCCGGTGAGCACCGCGGAATCGAAAACAGCGCCGGCATCGTCGATCAGGCGGGAGAACGTATAGGACGCTGTAAACGTGAGCCCCTGCGAGAATCGCTTTTCCACACGCGCCTGGAAGGAGTGATAGGTGGAGTGCCCGGTATTGTTACGGTAGAGGGTCACGGTCGTGAACCGCGGGTAAGGCCGCAGCAGCTGCCCGCGCGCAATCGTCTGGGTGCCGAGCGAAGTGTTGGCCGGAATCTGCCCGAAGTAAGGATTCGCGACCTGCTGCGTCAGCTGCGAGCCGAGCGCGAGTTGCTCCACCGTGAGCTGGTTCAGGTTCACATCGGGTACGCCCAGGCGGGTCAGCTTGGATCCGAGGTAACCGGCTTCCACGCTCCAATCCTCACCCCAGGTCTTCTGCAGTGTGAAGTTCCACTGTTGGGCGTAGCCGCTGCCGTTGCTCCGCTGCACGCCAAAGACGCCCTGGCCGAGTCCAGAATCAGCAGTGGGACTCTGCAACGTGACCGTAGGACCGGACGACAGGACAAAGGCCGGATTGATATTGTCCAGCGACTGCTGGCCCAGCGTCTGAATGAAGGGGAACAGCGGAGTAGTGAAAGGTGTGGTGATGCCCGCCTGCTCAATCCACGTCATCCCATACCCGGAGCGCACTACGAACGAATCAGTGATTCTGTAGGCCAATCCGACTCTGGGCGCAAAGTTCTTCTTCTCCAGATTTCGGGCCGCTCGCGGGAATCCGTTTTGCCCGAGGTAGTCGAGCCTCTGGGTGGCCAGGTTGAACACCGCGCCCTGGTTATCGACTACCGTCGAAGGGAAGTTCAAGGTGTACCTCACTCCGAGATTCAGGCTGAACCGGCGGCTGATCCGCCAGTCGTCCTGTAGGAAGAACTCGGCGATGGTCGCACGCGGCTGGATCAATTGCGGCTGCGCGTCAATGCTGAACCGGCCCACCTGTCCCACCAGGAACGAGGCGACGCTGTTGCCCGTGCCGGACTGCGCTGTACCGGCGGGTGTGAGTCCGCTGGTGAAGATATTGGTGAACTGGAAATTGCCGGTCGGACTGGGCGGCTGCAGCACATCGAGAGTTTCGTGCCGGATGTCCGCGCCCGCCTTCAGGCTGTGCCCCCCGCGGACCCACGAGAAACTGTCAATGAACTGGGTCACCGAGGTGGTGAAGGCTGCGTTGCCGCTGGCCGGCGGTCCGAGTTGCTGCAGACCCACGACATCATAAGTGGGCAGAACATCGGAGAACGAGGTCACCGGAATGTTGGGGATCAGCGTGGTCTGCGCCACCGGTTGCCCGGTGCGCAGCGCATCGCGGTCGAACTTGCGGCGGGTATAGCCGAAACGCAACTGGTTCACAGAGAGCGAAGAGAGGCTCCAGGTATGCTCGGCGGCGATACTGTCAGCGCGCGTGAGCGTGTTGCCGATGACGCCGCTGGTGAGATTGCCGCTCCCGTCCGGCAGCGGCGTGGTGGGCCGGCTGTCGTCCCGCAGATAAGAGTAGCGGCCGAACAGGCGATGGCGTGCGCCGAGATAGCGGTCGAGCCGGCCGTCGTACTGGTCGGCCGCCGTCGTGTCGTTCCCCAGCCGTCGATAGTTGTTGGCCGTGGCCTCCGCACCAGCGGTCGTGAATACATTGGGCGCCGGATAGCGGCTGAGCACGGCCAGGGCGGCGCGATCGAAGCGGCTCACCGGAACCGTGTTTGCGGCGAAGGCATCGCGGGCATAGCCGGTGTCGGTCCGTCTCGTCGTGGCTGGATCGAAGATGGCGTTGGTGAAGACCCCGCTCTTCTGGGCGGTAGTGGGCACCGTGCTGGTCCGAATTACGCCCGTACTGAGCCTTGTGCCCTGCCAGTCGACAAAGAAGAAGGTCCTGTCTTTTTGAATGGGACCGCCCAACACGAATCCATACTGATTGCGTCGAAACTGCGGCTTGCCGCCCGTGGTGGCAAACAGGTTCCGGGCGTTCAGCTTCTCGTTGCGGAAGAACTCGAACAACGTACCGTGCAGGCCGTTGGATCCGGCCTTCTGGTTGACCATGATCACACCGCCATTCGAACGGCCATACTCGGCCGAATAGCTGTTCGCTTCCACTCGAAACTCGTCGATCGCGTCGATGACAGGATAGAATGCCACCTGGCCAGGTTCCGGCTGCAGCACGCTGACACCGTCATAGAGGTATTCGCTGACGCGCGGACGGCTGCCGTTCACACGCGGCAACAGGTTGCCTGGGGGCAGGCTGACGCCCGGCGAGAGCGCGATCAGCGGCACGAAGTTGCGGCCGTCCAACGGCAAGGTGACGACCTTGCGCTGCTCCACGACGAAGCTCACCGTACCCCGGCTCGCCTGCAGCAGCGGAGCGGCTGCCGTCACCTCCACCACCTGGTTGGCCTCGCCGACCCTCAGGCTCAGGGGCACCTCCAGCCGGTCACCCACGCGCAGGGTGATGCCGTCGCGCTGCAGCGGTGCAAAGCCCGGCTTCTGCACAGAAACCTCGTAGGAGCCTGCAGGCAAGGCCAGGAACTGGTAGCTGCCATCCGTCCGGGTGGTGACAGCAGACTCAAGGTTCGTGCCGGTATTCGTCAACTGGACGACGGCCAAGGAGACGGGCAAGCCGCCAGGATCGGAAACCACGCCGAAGAGTTCGGCCTTGGTGGATTGACCAGCGAGCGGGCCAGGCGCAAAGACGACTAGAGCCGCGAGCAGGCAAAGCTGTGGTGACTTCCTGGGGTGACCTTTATACACGACGTAGTAATCTTAACATTACAATCCTTCATATGAGATCAGGCACGCAACCAGCCGCATCTTCCGGATAGTCCGAGGCCGCGCCGGCCTGCTTTGTAATACACTTCGACCATGTATAAGATCGCCGCTGGTATCGCCCTGTTCACCTCTCTGCTAGTGCCCGCATTTGGCCAGAAAGGAAAGAGCCCCCTGGTGGGCCGATGGGATTTCAATATCACCACTCCGGGAGGTTCGCGCGCCGCCTGGCTGGGCGTCACGGAGAAGGATGGAAAGCTGGACGTCTGGTATCAACCTACCGGCGGAAACGTCTATCAGTTGAAGGAATTCAAAGCGGATGGAGCGCACCTGAGCGCCACGATCTCAGCCGCCGCGGCCAACCGGCCCGCGGTCATGTGGGAACTCGACGCCGCCGGCGACAAGCTGTCCGGCGTGCAGAAGCGCGGCGACGCCAGCACTCCGCTCGCCGGCGTGCGCGCACCTGAACTGAAGCGCGCCGAGCCGAAGAAGTGGAGCAAGCCCGAGGCACTGTTCAATGGCAAGAACCTCGACGGCTGGGAGCCGATGGGTAACCCGGCGACCAGCCACTGGACCGTCAAGGACGGCCT encodes the following:
- a CDS encoding zinc metalloprotease, producing MQHVRIRTLSEDESAPATNRMDQRLSVSQVLAAQRPIEGEHLVLITPLDLALRDCESLFGYADCKRGIAVVSTFRLGLDGEQLLAARLMNVIEHERGHLDGLGHCRTKGCIMSVARCAADLDVRRLERCGQCRKPKPAWQARAAAAVVCVLAIAAAQGAASFVKVKSPPFSWRAEGGAVEVLYRKQPTLLLAGEPAARSAAGTLNALYAQITPPPIEAKAAGPNAVLIAGGMKLAELDGRSAGGGDPLAYAQAWAAKTDRLMRAKGEEAEGCPSCHIRRLDEVLAAARMRRERRW
- a CDS encoding GYF domain-containing protein, whose protein sequence is MNPTTTAALLRMEEEDFLIALDDLAALADSLDARANPLSLIPPGPGGNRTTAAAAAFQALSPEAQVRLAVAIAILRAPAKMAHWHHSIADETVSRSVLAWSTSVDDSIVGLAGTVDPRRITFWTQASVTASISKMLAAGSSLSNDEIGCKLSTPAVVVFLAVLGQMQAARLHGMLTHCAPAATFSREEILERLRDAASEDFRWPLLFVEKLIPGQLVTSLTDHEVASALGELMRAGLVETAAESRIPRYELTTGGKVLADGVLHEVSKVALGVTEPQADGQLGRDIVLLVRSTYHLFLFAMAGQTGAIAALDQDELAASLHFALRPPSPPPIVREPAPVAAPEPPATAAAPPPLPAKDWYVIHAGQSRGPIDEATLLKMLPSLPAETLVWNQDLPNWMTAREAGLMPAPAVQVCARCGTVRDPNQRFCANCGLPQG
- a CDS encoding substrate-binding domain-containing protein — translated: MPTSIRNQLGAVRRARGVSAAELARRVGVSRQTIHAIEAGSYIPNTEVTLKLGRELEVSVEELFTLEAEDVPAPDAIDSEVLSAVPAAKGQAVRVCRVGERLVSIPVQSAPYYLPEADGVISRVGRAPGHAELAVFAPEDPQQKKLTLAGCDPAIGLVSSMVEKLSGVELISAAASSRLALTWLKEGKVHIAGSHLEDPATGEFNLPFLRLEFPDDDLAVVTFARWEEGFVTAPGNPLGIRSAGDLAGAAVRFVNREKGSGSRGLLDRLLAEAGVPPRKVVGYDRVAYGHLAAAYAVLAGEADCCLATRSAAQAFGLDFVALRSERYDFVMRRQTLEMPAVQGFLDVLQRAALRRKLETLAGYDTAQTGSVQA
- a CDS encoding molybdopterin-dependent oxidoreductase, with the translated sequence MPARRACLILLVVLACAWAQAPSATLTVGGDVKTPLTLTARDLADMPRATAQLKGEKATVEYTGVPVHEILKRAGLPAGKDLHGTALASYLLVEAKDGYQVVFALPEVDPAFTDKVVLLADAADGKPLGEGQGPFRLVVPGDKRGARGARMVTRFQLVLLRR
- a CDS encoding TonB-dependent receptor gives rise to the protein MYKGHPRKSPQLCLLAALVVFAPGPLAGQSTKAELFGVVSDPGGLPVSLAVVQLTNTGTNLESAVTTRTDGSYQFLALPAGSYEVSVQKPGFAPLQRDGITLRVGDRLEVPLSLRVGEANQVVEVTAAAPLLQASRGTVSFVVEQRKVVTLPLDGRNFVPLIALSPGVSLPPGNLLPRVNGSRPRVSEYLYDGVSVLQPEPGQVAFYPVIDAIDEFRVEANSYSAEYGRSNGGVIMVNQKAGSNGLHGTLFEFFRNEKLNARNLFATTGGKPQFRRNQYGFVLGGPIQKDRTFFFVDWQGTRLSTGVIRTSTVPTTAQKSGVFTNAIFDPATTRRTDTGYARDAFAANTVPVSRFDRAALAVLSRYPAPNVFTTAGAEATANNYRRLGNDTTAADQYDGRLDRYLGARHRLFGRYSYLRDDSRPTTPLPDGSGNLTSGVIGNTLTRADSIAAEHTWSLSSLSVNQLRFGYTRRKFDRDALRTGQPVAQTTLIPNIPVTSFSDVLPTYDVVGLQQLGPPASGNAAFTTSVTQFIDSFSWVRGGHSLKAGADIRHETLDVLQPPSPTGNFQFTNIFTSGLTPAGTAQSGTGNSVASFLVGQVGRFSIDAQPQLIQPRATIAEFFLQDDWRISRRFSLNLGVRYTLNFPSTVVDNQGAVFNLATQRLDYLGQNGFPRAARNLEKKNFAPRVGLAYRITDSFVVRSGYGMTWIEQAGITTPFTTPLFPFIQTLGQQSLDNINPAFVLSSGPTVTLQSPTADSGLGQGVFGVQRSNGSGYAQQWNFTLQKTWGEDWSVEAGYLGSKLTRLGVPDVNLNQLTVEQLALGSQLTQQVANPYFGQIPANTSLGTQTIARGQLLRPYPRFTTVTLYRNNTGHSTYHSFQARVEKRFSQGLTFTASYTFSRLIDDAGAVFDSAVLTGPVANFQAADSYNKRLEKDVSTGNIPNIFSSGFVYQVPVGRGRAKSLDGWKEALAGGWQVGGIVRAQSGSPLAITQATNLNAFAGFGIQRPNRVADPTLPADQRSTGRWFNTAAFTQAAQFTIGSSSRNPVNGPGYRTVDLMVGKTFPVTERVRSEFRAEAFNVTNTPPLGNPNGSFGNAAFGTITTALDPRVFELVLKLQF
- a CDS encoding 3-keto-disaccharide hydrolase codes for the protein MYKIAAGIALFTSLLVPAFGQKGKSPLVGRWDFNITTPGGSRAAWLGVTEKDGKLDVWYQPTGGNVYQLKEFKADGAHLSATISAAAANRPAVMWELDAAGDKLSGVQKRGDASTPLAGVRAPELKRAEPKKWSKPEALFNGKNLDGWEPMGNPATSHWTVKDGLLVNEDHGANLKSVRKFDDLKLHFEVNCPDHANSGFYLRGRYEVQIESEPLSANPVERRIGSIYGRIAPKTELPRKPGEWDTFDVTLVGRTVTIVRNGVTTIDHQEIEGITGGALDANEGEPGPFYIQGDHTGGLKFRNITVAVPSR